A window from Garra rufa chromosome 14, GarRuf1.0, whole genome shotgun sequence encodes these proteins:
- the septin4b gene encoding septin 4b isoform X2, protein MAECTVAPVAMEDSDREADSASDEQDSMPASPEPRPHEVRKRFPKEDSEDSELEHIMGHHPPREGHPFAHHGHHKADSEGEGHSRPQTPGTPTFLRPAAAPRGPGELEHESRLGAQRGHVDFSLPSPISPSRPKSPWGRYDPYDSTEDQDKEYVGFATLPNQVHRKSVKKGFDFTLMVAGESGLGKSTLVNSLFLTDLYKDRKLLNAEERITQTVEITKHTVDIEEKGVKLKLTIVDTPGFGDAVNNTECWKSVADYIDQQFEQYFRDESGLNRKNIQDNRVHCCLYFISPFGHGLRPLDVEFMKALHEKVNIVPVLAKADTLTPTEVKRKKIKIREEIEQYGIKIYQFPDCDSDEDEDFKLQDQELKDSIPFAVIGSNTVVEAKGKRVRGRLYPWGIVEVENPAHCDFIKLRNMLVRTHMQDLKDVTRETHYENYRAQCIQSMTRMVVKERNRNKLTRESGTDFPIPMVPGVSDETEKLIREKDEELRRMQEMLQKIQEQMHTQKEAY, encoded by the exons ATGGCAGAGTGTACAGTAGCCCCAGTAGCGATGGAGGACAGTGACCGTGAAGCCGACTCGGCGTCAGATGAGCAGGACTCTATGCCAGCGTCACCTGAGCCCAGGCCGCATGAAGTGCGAAAG CGCTTCCCTAAGGAAGACTCGGAGGACTCGGAGCTGGAGCACATCATGGGCCATCACCCGCCCAGAGAGGGCCACCCGTTCGCCCACCACGGGCACCATAAGGCCGATAGTGAGGGTGAGGGTCACAGCAGACCCCAGACCCCGGGAACACCCACCTTCCTGAGGCCTGCGGCGGCACCCAGGGGCCCTGGAGAGTTAGAGCACGAGTCCAGACTCGGGGCTCAGCGGGGCCACGTGGACTTTAGCCTGCCGTCTCCCATCAGCCCATCCAGGCCTAAAAGCCCCTGGGGCCGCTACGACCCCTATGACTCTACTGAG GACCAGGACAAGGAGTATGTGGGATTTGCCACTTTGCCAAATCAGGTTCACCGCAAATCTGTGAAGAAGGGCTTTGACTTCACTTTAATGGTAGCAG GAGAGTCAGGTTTAGGAAAGTCCACCCTGGTCAACAGTCTGTTCCTGACAGATCTCTACAAAGACAGAAAGCTGCTCAATGCTGAAG AGAGGATCACTCAGACGGTGGAGATCACCAAACACACGGTGGACATTGAGGAGAAGGGCGTCAAACTGAAGCTCACTATCGTGGACACACCAGGATTCGGGGATGCTGTCAATAACACTGAATG CTGGAAGTCAGTGGCAGACTACATAGACCAGCAGTTTGAGCAGTATTTCAGAGACGAGAGCGGACTCAACCGCAAGAACATTCAGGATAACCGCGTGCACTGCTGCCTCTACTTCATTTCACCCTTCGGTCACGG GTTAAGGCCTCTGGATGTGGAGTTTATGAAGGCTCTCCATGAGAAGGTCAACATTGTTCCTGTACTAGCTAAAGCCGACACACTCACCCCAACGGAGGTCAAGAGAAAGAAAATCAAG ATTCGGGAGGAGATCGAACAATACGGAATAAAGATCTACCAGTTTCCAGACTGTGACTCGGATGAGGATGAGGACTTCAAACTGCAGGACCAAGAGCTCAAG GACAGCATTCCCTTCGCTGTGATCGGCAGTAACACGGTGGTGGAAGCGAAAGGCAAGAGGGTTCGAGGACGTCTGTACCCCTGGGGAATTGTAGAAG TGGAGAACCCAGCGCACTGCGACTTCATAAAGCTGAGGAACATGTTGGTACGAACACACATGCAGGACCTGAAGGACGTGACCCGGGAGACCCACTATGAGAACTACAGAGCGCAGTGCATCCAGAGCATGACCCGCATGGTGGTCAAAGAGCGCAACCGCAA CAAACTGACCCGAGAGAGCGGCACCGACTTCCCCATTCCCATGGTGCCCGGCGTCAGCGACGAGACGGAGAAGCTCATCCGCGAGAAAGACGAGGAG TTGAGGCGGATGCAGGAAATGCTGCAGAAGATCCAGGAGCAGATGCACACGCAGAAAGAGGCGTATTAA
- the septin4b gene encoding septin 4b isoform X3 has protein sequence MAECTVAPVAMEDSDREADSASDEQDSMPASPEPRPHEVRKDQDKEYVGFATLPNQVHRKSVKKGFDFTLMVAGESGLGKSTLVNSLFLTDLYKDRKLLNAEERITQTVEITKHTVDIEEKGVKLKLTIVDTPGFGDAVNNTECWKSVADYIDQQFEQYFRDESGLNRKNIQDNRVHCCLYFISPFGHGLRPLDVEFMKALHEKVNIVPVLAKADTLTPTEVKRKKIKIREEIEQYGIKIYQFPDCDSDEDEDFKLQDQELKDSIPFAVIGSNTVVEAKGKRVRGRLYPWGIVEVENPAHCDFIKLRNMLVRTHMQDLKDVTRETHYENYRAQCIQSMTRMVVKERNRNKLTRESGTDFPIPMVPGVSDETEKLIREKDEEVRHSPCQDPHEQTQHHDQHHDPEPRADPRSEPEPNADPHSKGS, from the exons ATGGCAGAGTGTACAGTAGCCCCAGTAGCGATGGAGGACAGTGACCGTGAAGCCGACTCGGCGTCAGATGAGCAGGACTCTATGCCAGCGTCACCTGAGCCCAGGCCGCATGAAGTGCGAAAG GACCAGGACAAGGAGTATGTGGGATTTGCCACTTTGCCAAATCAGGTTCACCGCAAATCTGTGAAGAAGGGCTTTGACTTCACTTTAATGGTAGCAG GAGAGTCAGGTTTAGGAAAGTCCACCCTGGTCAACAGTCTGTTCCTGACAGATCTCTACAAAGACAGAAAGCTGCTCAATGCTGAAG AGAGGATCACTCAGACGGTGGAGATCACCAAACACACGGTGGACATTGAGGAGAAGGGCGTCAAACTGAAGCTCACTATCGTGGACACACCAGGATTCGGGGATGCTGTCAATAACACTGAATG CTGGAAGTCAGTGGCAGACTACATAGACCAGCAGTTTGAGCAGTATTTCAGAGACGAGAGCGGACTCAACCGCAAGAACATTCAGGATAACCGCGTGCACTGCTGCCTCTACTTCATTTCACCCTTCGGTCACGG GTTAAGGCCTCTGGATGTGGAGTTTATGAAGGCTCTCCATGAGAAGGTCAACATTGTTCCTGTACTAGCTAAAGCCGACACACTCACCCCAACGGAGGTCAAGAGAAAGAAAATCAAG ATTCGGGAGGAGATCGAACAATACGGAATAAAGATCTACCAGTTTCCAGACTGTGACTCGGATGAGGATGAGGACTTCAAACTGCAGGACCAAGAGCTCAAG GACAGCATTCCCTTCGCTGTGATCGGCAGTAACACGGTGGTGGAAGCGAAAGGCAAGAGGGTTCGAGGACGTCTGTACCCCTGGGGAATTGTAGAAG TGGAGAACCCAGCGCACTGCGACTTCATAAAGCTGAGGAACATGTTGGTACGAACACACATGCAGGACCTGAAGGACGTGACCCGGGAGACCCACTATGAGAACTACAGAGCGCAGTGCATCCAGAGCATGACCCGCATGGTGGTCAAAGAGCGCAACCGCAA CAAACTGACCCGAGAGAGCGGCACCGACTTCCCCATTCCCATGGTGCCCGGCGTCAGCGACGAGACGGAGAAGCTCATCCGCGAGAAAGACGAGGAGGTACGGCATTCTCCCTGCCAAGATCCACATGAGCAAACGCAACATCACGACCAGCATCACGACCCAGAGCCGCGCGCGGATCCTCGCTCAGAGCCAGAACCCAACGCTGACCCTCACTCCAAAGGGTCCTAG
- the septin4b gene encoding septin 4b isoform X1, translating to MAECTVAPVAMEDSDREADSASDEQDSMPASPEPRPHEVRKRFPKEDSEDSELEHIMGHHPPREGHPFAHHGHHKADSEGEGHSRPQTPGTPTFLRPAAAPRGPGELEHESRLGAQRGHVDFSLPSPISPSRPKSPWGRYDPYDSTEDQDKEYVGFATLPNQVHRKSVKKGFDFTLMVAGESGLGKSTLVNSLFLTDLYKDRKLLNAEERITQTVEITKHTVDIEEKGVKLKLTIVDTPGFGDAVNNTECWKSVADYIDQQFEQYFRDESGLNRKNIQDNRVHCCLYFISPFGHGLRPLDVEFMKALHEKVNIVPVLAKADTLTPTEVKRKKIKIREEIEQYGIKIYQFPDCDSDEDEDFKLQDQELKDSIPFAVIGSNTVVEAKGKRVRGRLYPWGIVEVENPAHCDFIKLRNMLVRTHMQDLKDVTRETHYENYRAQCIQSMTRMVVKERNRNKLTRESGTDFPIPMVPGVSDETEKLIREKDEEVRHSPCQDPHEQTQHHDQHHDPEPRADPRSEPEPNADPHSKGS from the exons ATGGCAGAGTGTACAGTAGCCCCAGTAGCGATGGAGGACAGTGACCGTGAAGCCGACTCGGCGTCAGATGAGCAGGACTCTATGCCAGCGTCACCTGAGCCCAGGCCGCATGAAGTGCGAAAG CGCTTCCCTAAGGAAGACTCGGAGGACTCGGAGCTGGAGCACATCATGGGCCATCACCCGCCCAGAGAGGGCCACCCGTTCGCCCACCACGGGCACCATAAGGCCGATAGTGAGGGTGAGGGTCACAGCAGACCCCAGACCCCGGGAACACCCACCTTCCTGAGGCCTGCGGCGGCACCCAGGGGCCCTGGAGAGTTAGAGCACGAGTCCAGACTCGGGGCTCAGCGGGGCCACGTGGACTTTAGCCTGCCGTCTCCCATCAGCCCATCCAGGCCTAAAAGCCCCTGGGGCCGCTACGACCCCTATGACTCTACTGAG GACCAGGACAAGGAGTATGTGGGATTTGCCACTTTGCCAAATCAGGTTCACCGCAAATCTGTGAAGAAGGGCTTTGACTTCACTTTAATGGTAGCAG GAGAGTCAGGTTTAGGAAAGTCCACCCTGGTCAACAGTCTGTTCCTGACAGATCTCTACAAAGACAGAAAGCTGCTCAATGCTGAAG AGAGGATCACTCAGACGGTGGAGATCACCAAACACACGGTGGACATTGAGGAGAAGGGCGTCAAACTGAAGCTCACTATCGTGGACACACCAGGATTCGGGGATGCTGTCAATAACACTGAATG CTGGAAGTCAGTGGCAGACTACATAGACCAGCAGTTTGAGCAGTATTTCAGAGACGAGAGCGGACTCAACCGCAAGAACATTCAGGATAACCGCGTGCACTGCTGCCTCTACTTCATTTCACCCTTCGGTCACGG GTTAAGGCCTCTGGATGTGGAGTTTATGAAGGCTCTCCATGAGAAGGTCAACATTGTTCCTGTACTAGCTAAAGCCGACACACTCACCCCAACGGAGGTCAAGAGAAAGAAAATCAAG ATTCGGGAGGAGATCGAACAATACGGAATAAAGATCTACCAGTTTCCAGACTGTGACTCGGATGAGGATGAGGACTTCAAACTGCAGGACCAAGAGCTCAAG GACAGCATTCCCTTCGCTGTGATCGGCAGTAACACGGTGGTGGAAGCGAAAGGCAAGAGGGTTCGAGGACGTCTGTACCCCTGGGGAATTGTAGAAG TGGAGAACCCAGCGCACTGCGACTTCATAAAGCTGAGGAACATGTTGGTACGAACACACATGCAGGACCTGAAGGACGTGACCCGGGAGACCCACTATGAGAACTACAGAGCGCAGTGCATCCAGAGCATGACCCGCATGGTGGTCAAAGAGCGCAACCGCAA CAAACTGACCCGAGAGAGCGGCACCGACTTCCCCATTCCCATGGTGCCCGGCGTCAGCGACGAGACGGAGAAGCTCATCCGCGAGAAAGACGAGGAGGTACGGCATTCTCCCTGCCAAGATCCACATGAGCAAACGCAACATCACGACCAGCATCACGACCCAGAGCCGCGCGCGGATCCTCGCTCAGAGCCAGAACCCAACGCTGACCCTCACTCCAAAGGGTCCTAG